Proteins from one Sandaracinaceae bacterium genomic window:
- a CDS encoding RNA polymerase sigma factor produces the protein MSAPASPAYSAERRTGIETSLEQRAGGGDRRALEALLREHARAIHDVCRFVAGRDDARDATQEALEKIVTVIEKFDPERGSFRTWALTVTRNVCRDRLRRRGLERRTFVADGDEATGWVPSEAPGPERVALARIESQRLAEALETLPEKMRLAVVLYHVHGSTYEEIATTLEVPIGTVMTWLHRGRKRLRAALQEADA, from the coding sequence ATGAGCGCCCCCGCGAGCCCGGCATACTCCGCCGAGCGGAGGACCGGCATCGAGACGTCGCTCGAACAGCGCGCGGGGGGAGGCGACAGGCGAGCGCTCGAGGCGCTGCTCCGTGAGCACGCGCGCGCCATCCACGACGTCTGCCGGTTCGTGGCCGGGCGAGACGACGCGCGCGACGCCACCCAGGAGGCGCTCGAGAAGATCGTCACGGTCATCGAGAAGTTCGACCCGGAGCGCGGCTCCTTCCGCACCTGGGCGCTGACCGTCACCCGGAACGTCTGCCGCGACCGGCTGCGCCGCCGGGGCCTCGAGCGGCGCACCTTCGTGGCCGACGGAGACGAGGCGACGGGCTGGGTCCCGTCCGAGGCGCCGGGCCCGGAGCGGGTGGCGCTGGCCCGGATCGAGTCGCAGCGGCTGGCGGAGGCGCTCGAGACCCTGCCCGAGAAGATGCGGCTCGCGGTCGTGCTCTACCACGTGCACGGATCGACCTACGAGGAGATCGCGACGACCCTCGAGGTGCCGATCGGCACCGTGATGACCTGGCTCCACCGCGGGCGAAAGCGGCTGCGCGCCGCGCTGCAGGAGGCGGACGCGTGA
- a CDS encoding polymer-forming cytoskeletal protein has protein sequence MSAPPEAHPPLAHLDELALEALATGRDDLVSDALLDHLDECAECAARVELERHGAMDASLALRRAMPELDDLDGMIAQAMLQAPDELSPAPSRRSLWWGAGMGGLAAAALAVLSLPSTASWGGVASAGGQLISLWRAVDSLVEATVPGGWMVVSVIGLVVVALLAMPMRLLLGHRKITGLGPLASALGVALFALGALPGAAHAYQVDGEWPDPEPRVSVDVTDQPTSEALRQAAASAGLGVVVRLEEDPPVTLHVQDAPLGEVVEALLGELAVVVRPSASLITVRPAPAPAEEVAPPAELRIPDMFVEPAAHGPAVAPVAPPAPPIPPAPAGVSDRINFGGDVEVREDEQVRDVVTMGGDAEVRGRAYGDVVTMGGDAEIFGEVIGNVITMGGDIELSDSARVHGDLNAMGGEIEMADGAVVHGEMLTSDDCETDSAPRADLEKGDGTGPSFFRWALWNVLLFLLGLVMLGTGAKRFSNLRSELASRPLRSALGGLLGVLCGVVLMVVFAITLIGLPATVVLGALLFVGLWMGWSTSAWWIGSVLPFAFLKDRPVAQLAVGVAVLFVVGLVPKVGMLVVMIAIFAGLGAVIATGFGNQSPQAGKRRHVATGPFRTSA, from the coding sequence GTGAGCGCTCCCCCCGAGGCGCACCCCCCCTTGGCGCACCTGGACGAGCTGGCGCTCGAGGCGCTGGCCACGGGTCGCGACGACCTCGTCTCCGACGCGCTGCTCGACCACCTCGACGAGTGCGCGGAGTGCGCGGCGCGCGTCGAGCTGGAGCGGCACGGGGCCATGGACGCCTCGCTCGCGCTCCGCCGCGCGATGCCGGAGCTCGATGATCTCGACGGCATGATCGCCCAGGCGATGCTCCAGGCGCCGGACGAGCTGTCCCCCGCGCCGAGCCGCCGCAGCCTCTGGTGGGGCGCCGGCATGGGCGGGCTCGCGGCGGCCGCGCTCGCGGTCCTCTCCCTGCCCTCGACCGCCTCGTGGGGAGGCGTCGCGTCGGCGGGCGGTCAGCTCATCAGCCTCTGGCGCGCGGTCGACAGCCTCGTCGAGGCGACGGTGCCCGGCGGCTGGATGGTCGTCTCGGTGATCGGCCTGGTGGTGGTCGCGCTGCTCGCGATGCCGATGCGGCTGCTCCTCGGGCACCGCAAGATCACGGGGCTGGGCCCGCTCGCCTCGGCGCTCGGCGTGGCGCTCTTCGCGCTCGGCGCGCTCCCGGGCGCGGCCCACGCTTACCAGGTCGACGGCGAGTGGCCGGATCCGGAGCCTCGGGTCAGCGTCGACGTGACCGACCAGCCCACGAGCGAGGCGCTGCGACAGGCGGCGGCCTCCGCGGGGCTCGGCGTGGTGGTGCGACTCGAGGAGGACCCGCCGGTCACCCTTCATGTGCAGGACGCCCCCCTCGGCGAGGTCGTGGAGGCGCTCCTCGGCGAGCTGGCGGTCGTCGTGCGGCCGAGCGCGAGCCTGATCACGGTCCGCCCCGCGCCGGCTCCGGCGGAGGAGGTCGCGCCGCCCGCCGAGCTGAGGATCCCGGACATGTTCGTCGAACCGGCGGCCCACGGGCCCGCCGTCGCGCCTGTGGCGCCTCCAGCGCCCCCGATCCCGCCGGCGCCGGCGGGCGTCTCCGACCGCATCAACTTCGGCGGCGACGTCGAGGTGCGCGAGGACGAGCAGGTCCGCGACGTGGTCACCATGGGCGGCGACGCCGAGGTGCGAGGTCGCGCCTACGGCGACGTGGTGACGATGGGCGGCGACGCGGAGATCTTCGGTGAGGTCATCGGCAACGTCATCACGATGGGCGGCGACATCGAGCTGAGCGACAGCGCCCGCGTGCACGGGGACCTCAACGCCATGGGCGGGGAGATCGAGATGGCGGACGGCGCCGTCGTGCACGGCGAGATGCTCACGAGCGACGACTGCGAGACCGACTCGGCGCCGCGCGCAGATCTCGAGAAGGGCGACGGAACCGGCCCGAGCTTCTTCCGCTGGGCGCTCTGGAACGTGCTGCTCTTCCTGCTCGGGCTCGTGATGCTCGGCACCGGGGCGAAGCGGTTCTCGAACCTCCGCAGCGAGCTCGCCTCGCGTCCCCTGAGGAGCGCGCTGGGCGGTCTGCTCGGGGTGCTCTGTGGGGTGGTGCTGATGGTCGTCTTTGCCATCACGCTGATCGGCCTGCCGGCCACGGTCGTCCTGGGGGCGCTGCTCTTCGTGGGCCTCTGGATGGGCTGGTCCACGAGCGCCTGGTGGATCGGGAGCGTCCTGCCCTTCGCGTTCCTGAAGGATCGTCCGGTGGCGCAGCTCGCGGTCGGGGTCGCGGTGCTCTTCGTGGTGGGGCTGGTGCCGAAGGTCGGCATGCTCGTCGTGATGATCGCGATCTTCGCCGGCCTCGGCGCGGTGATCGCGACCGGCTTCGGCAACCAGTCCCCGCAGGCGGGCAAGCGGCGCCACGTGGCCACCGGCCCCTTCCGCACGTCCGCGTGA
- a CDS encoding AgmX/PglI C-terminal domain-containing protein, whose amino-acid sequence MRAGTFGAIAMLAVVGCGGGVSDEVDGTVATVVPVRGETQVAGEAAAAVTRASAEDAVEAGEGALTRVRLDEGPQLLLDAGASVTLRGEGVIDLGAGRVFVEVGAREQLEIRAERGALRASDASFSAVIEDGRLQAYVVRGELAWSRGEGEDAERGLAAAGETLHLGDDVRTEATTLWQDWTGGLARPGPQDTNGPRGVGTLEARVPDEVGLARWPLVVRRLDVRVRVEGDLAVTEVDQLFFNPASETVEGLYRIAVPDGAVLQRFAVDRDDRLVDGYVREKAQARQAYEQQVYRGSTEDPALLEWDAPGHYRARIYPIQPGETRRIVIRYAEWLHPPAGGEARLYRYPMAGGTRAPHIQEMSISVDVRNAGAEEVRAGMGAVVEDGAVRIRRSDFRPRSDFWLELVRGEGATQRAWTAAYMPPARAPNTPAMPNEADERAFFYLPLVLPTSLGGESAEAIDLVVLADVSAATDRSHLELGRSVVESLTAHLGPEDRVAVVSADLSIRSVVDGEDAVLGEATPERVERLLDGLARVPAGGATDLGAALAEAAALLDPARAGAVIYVGDGTPTVGELQARGLLERLARLPDPLRLYAVAVGSDANLELLETVTRGGGLAMRVEERSQAADAALEVLAHASRPIAHHVTVDLGDGIENAFPRVPMDAVLGEVFPVVGRVRDGAPSEITVTGVIDGAEFTETIALEVGETEATTDLRLRWAAERLRQLLLDGAGREEVAELGTRYGLITPFTSYYVPSRREINQMGAAALQHIDRPLLPVGGPQRSAAASVITAIALGPLSIMGCLSAGEDAPPAEGDFGGVPDRTAEMVLEPSSQNAPAPETGAESMAEMEEMADEEMAEEVAAAAPARPQATERARREASPVIDAWDAPGGTATAEPNAPLAGIDGVGGEGGNIDSDLQAQLGALGYYAGRDDALNGNTAGDTSGFGGLGLRGSGRGGGGTGEGTIGLGNLGTIGHGGGGGSGSGYGRGAQERRVGSVPRIRTGDADVRGALSREVIRRVIRRHINEVRFCYEQGLNQRPDLEGRVNARFTISSSGAVLNPSIADSTLGDTQVEQCIVGALGRWTFPSPDGGGSVYVSYPFTLTGGGGSNTTHVVTRVVNTASHQRRRCSDAADLSLDDRRALWRERLGAEGSAHGWVRLYRHAIRDCEARSWRDRRAFLGLVLGRAGTVSNMVDVYRLLSDASGRSFVRGQVLRRVRTPEDLRQVRQAFLTGSEIDWELVEQILDRAPNEAAKVRALRRLTWQYPDSFELKLRLLALLERSARAPEAKRLADAMRADPLADPGVRTAIGEMFLRMDEPDEARRVFSEIVEFAPLDELARRRLGDLYRAHGWHEDAYRQYQTLAEIRPDDPTTLLLLAQAAAGAGRVDEALRLERRLMQTAEPGASQGVARTALLWSSVRYARLKQAGGDEERLQRLERRRRQSGILREAGDLRVTLVWSHPDAQLGLWAGFPGLSPSRPTDLSPEFGLEAFHLDEQEAGTYRFEVRRMASEDELTEVDAQLVVVWNEGEDDERIELVDLHFDPSHDAYTWTLTGTDLTEIR is encoded by the coding sequence ATGAGAGCAGGCACGTTCGGGGCGATCGCGATGCTCGCGGTGGTCGGGTGCGGCGGCGGCGTGAGCGACGAGGTCGATGGGACCGTCGCGACCGTCGTCCCGGTGCGAGGCGAGACGCAGGTGGCCGGCGAGGCCGCCGCGGCGGTGACGCGGGCCTCGGCGGAGGACGCGGTCGAGGCGGGCGAAGGCGCGCTGACCCGGGTTCGGCTCGACGAAGGTCCGCAGCTGCTCCTCGACGCGGGGGCGTCGGTGACCCTGCGCGGCGAGGGCGTGATCGATCTGGGCGCGGGCCGCGTGTTCGTGGAGGTCGGGGCCCGTGAGCAGCTCGAGATCCGCGCCGAGCGGGGCGCGCTGAGGGCGTCGGACGCGTCCTTCTCGGCCGTGATCGAAGACGGCCGGCTCCAGGCCTATGTGGTCCGGGGCGAGCTGGCCTGGTCGCGTGGCGAGGGCGAAGACGCCGAGCGGGGCCTCGCGGCCGCGGGCGAGACGCTCCACCTCGGCGACGACGTCCGGACCGAGGCGACCACGCTCTGGCAGGACTGGACCGGCGGCCTCGCGCGGCCAGGGCCTCAGGACACCAACGGCCCCCGTGGGGTGGGCACGCTCGAGGCCCGAGTCCCGGACGAGGTCGGGCTCGCGCGCTGGCCGCTCGTGGTGCGGCGCCTCGACGTGCGCGTGCGGGTCGAGGGCGACCTGGCCGTGACCGAGGTCGACCAGCTCTTCTTCAACCCGGCGAGCGAGACGGTCGAGGGGCTCTACCGGATCGCGGTGCCCGACGGCGCGGTGCTCCAGCGCTTCGCGGTCGATCGCGACGATCGCCTGGTCGACGGCTACGTGCGCGAGAAGGCGCAGGCCCGCCAGGCGTACGAGCAGCAGGTCTACCGCGGCTCCACCGAGGACCCGGCCCTGCTCGAGTGGGACGCGCCCGGCCACTACCGCGCGCGCATCTACCCCATCCAGCCCGGCGAGACGCGCCGCATCGTGATCCGCTACGCCGAGTGGCTGCATCCGCCCGCAGGCGGCGAGGCGCGGCTCTACCGCTACCCCATGGCTGGCGGCACCCGGGCCCCGCACATCCAGGAGATGTCCATCAGCGTCGACGTGCGGAACGCCGGCGCCGAGGAGGTCCGCGCGGGCATGGGCGCGGTGGTCGAGGACGGCGCGGTGCGCATCCGGCGCAGCGACTTCCGGCCGCGCTCCGACTTCTGGCTCGAGCTCGTCAGGGGAGAAGGCGCGACCCAGCGCGCATGGACCGCGGCGTACATGCCTCCCGCCCGCGCCCCGAACACGCCGGCCATGCCCAACGAGGCGGACGAGCGGGCCTTCTTCTACCTGCCCCTCGTCCTGCCGACCTCGCTCGGCGGCGAGAGCGCGGAGGCGATCGACCTGGTCGTGCTCGCGGACGTCTCGGCGGCGACCGATCGCAGCCACCTCGAGCTCGGCCGGAGCGTGGTCGAGTCGCTGACCGCCCACCTCGGACCCGAGGACCGCGTGGCCGTGGTGAGCGCCGACCTGAGCATCCGCTCGGTGGTGGACGGCGAGGACGCCGTGCTCGGCGAGGCGACGCCCGAGCGCGTCGAGCGGCTGCTGGACGGGCTGGCGCGCGTGCCGGCGGGCGGCGCCACGGATCTGGGCGCGGCGCTCGCGGAGGCCGCGGCGCTGCTCGACCCGGCGCGGGCCGGCGCGGTGATCTACGTGGGCGACGGCACGCCGACGGTGGGCGAGCTCCAGGCCCGCGGCCTCCTCGAGCGCCTCGCGCGCCTGCCCGACCCGCTGCGGCTCTACGCGGTCGCGGTCGGCAGCGACGCCAACCTCGAGCTGCTCGAGACGGTGACCCGCGGCGGCGGCCTCGCGATGCGGGTCGAGGAGCGCAGCCAGGCGGCGGACGCGGCCCTCGAGGTGCTCGCCCACGCGAGCCGCCCGATCGCGCACCACGTCACCGTCGACCTCGGCGACGGCATCGAGAACGCGTTCCCGCGCGTCCCGATGGACGCCGTGCTCGGCGAGGTCTTCCCCGTAGTCGGCCGCGTGCGGGACGGCGCGCCGAGCGAGATCACCGTCACCGGCGTCATCGATGGGGCCGAGTTCACCGAGACCATCGCGCTCGAGGTCGGCGAGACCGAGGCGACGACGGATCTGCGCCTGCGCTGGGCCGCGGAGCGGCTGCGGCAGCTCTTGCTCGACGGCGCGGGCCGCGAGGAGGTCGCGGAGCTGGGCACCCGCTACGGCCTGATCACGCCCTTCACGAGCTACTACGTGCCGAGCCGGCGCGAGATCAACCAGATGGGCGCGGCCGCGCTCCAGCACATCGACCGGCCGCTGCTCCCGGTGGGCGGGCCCCAGCGGAGCGCGGCGGCGTCGGTGATCACCGCCATCGCGCTCGGACCGCTCTCGATCATGGGCTGCCTCTCGGCGGGGGAGGACGCGCCGCCGGCCGAGGGCGACTTCGGCGGGGTGCCCGATCGGACGGCCGAGATGGTCCTCGAGCCCTCGAGCCAGAACGCCCCCGCGCCCGAGACCGGGGCCGAGTCCATGGCCGAGATGGAGGAGATGGCCGACGAGGAGATGGCGGAGGAGGTCGCGGCCGCCGCGCCCGCCAGGCCCCAGGCCACCGAGCGCGCGCGCCGTGAGGCCAGCCCGGTGATCGACGCGTGGGACGCGCCCGGGGGGACCGCGACGGCGGAACCGAACGCGCCGCTCGCCGGGATCGACGGAGTCGGTGGCGAAGGAGGGAACATCGACTCCGACCTCCAGGCCCAGCTCGGCGCCCTGGGTTACTACGCGGGGCGCGACGACGCCCTGAACGGCAACACGGCCGGCGACACGTCCGGGTTCGGCGGCCTCGGCCTGCGCGGCAGCGGCCGCGGCGGCGGCGGCACGGGCGAGGGCACGATCGGGCTCGGCAACCTCGGGACCATCGGACACGGCGGCGGCGGCGGATCGGGCAGCGGCTACGGTCGGGGCGCGCAGGAGCGGCGCGTGGGCTCGGTGCCCCGGATCCGGACCGGCGACGCGGACGTGCGCGGCGCGCTGTCCCGCGAGGTGATCCGGCGGGTGATCCGTCGCCACATCAACGAGGTCCGCTTCTGCTACGAGCAGGGGCTGAACCAGCGCCCCGATCTCGAGGGACGCGTCAACGCCCGCTTCACGATCTCGAGCTCGGGCGCGGTGCTGAACCCGTCCATCGCCGACAGCACGCTCGGCGACACGCAGGTCGAGCAGTGCATCGTCGGCGCGCTGGGCCGCTGGACCTTCCCGTCCCCGGACGGCGGCGGCTCGGTCTACGTCAGCTATCCGTTCACGCTGACGGGCGGCGGCGGCAGCAATACGACGCACGTGGTGACGCGGGTCGTGAACACGGCCAGCCACCAGCGCCGCCGCTGCAGCGACGCGGCGGACCTGAGCCTGGACGACCGGCGCGCGCTCTGGCGCGAGCGGCTCGGCGCGGAGGGCAGCGCGCACGGCTGGGTGCGGCTCTACCGGCACGCGATCCGCGACTGCGAGGCGCGCTCGTGGCGGGACCGCCGCGCCTTCCTCGGCCTCGTGCTGGGGCGCGCGGGCACGGTGTCGAACATGGTCGATGTCTACCGCCTCCTGAGCGACGCGTCGGGCCGGAGCTTCGTGCGCGGCCAGGTGCTCCGCCGGGTCCGCACGCCGGAGGATCTGCGCCAGGTGCGCCAGGCCTTCCTGACCGGCAGCGAGATCGACTGGGAGCTCGTCGAGCAGATCCTCGACCGCGCGCCCAACGAGGCGGCGAAGGTGCGCGCCCTGCGGCGGCTGACCTGGCAGTACCCGGACAGCTTCGAGCTGAAGCTGCGCCTGCTCGCGCTCCTCGAGCGCAGCGCGCGCGCGCCGGAGGCCAAGCGCCTCGCCGACGCGATGCGCGCCGACCCGCTCGCCGACCCGGGCGTGCGCACGGCGATCGGCGAGATGTTCCTCCGCATGGACGAGCCCGACGAGGCGCGCCGCGTCTTCAGCGAGATCGTCGAGTTCGCGCCCCTGGACGAGCTCGCGCGGCGCCGCCTGGGCGACCTCTACCGCGCGCACGGCTGGCACGAGGACGCCTACCGCCAGTACCAGACGCTGGCCGAGATCCGGCCCGACGATCCGACCACGCTGCTCCTGCTCGCGCAGGCGGCGGCGGGGGCCGGGCGCGTCGACGAGGCGCTGCGGCTCGAGCGGCGGCTGATGCAGACCGCGGAGCCGGGCGCGTCGCAGGGCGTGGCCCGGACCGCGCTGCTCTGGTCGAGCGTGCGCTACGCGCGCCTCAAGCAGGCGGGCGGAGACGAGGAGCGGCTGCAGCGGCTCGAGCGCCGCCGACGCCAGAGCGGGATCCTGCGCGAGGCGGGCGATCTCCGGGTCACCCTGGTCTGGTCGCACCCCGACGCGCAGCTCGGCCTCTGGGCGGGCTTCCCCGGGCTGAGCCCCTCGCGGCCCACCGACCTCTCCCCCGAGTTCGGCCTCGAGGCGTTCCACCTCGACGAGCAGGAGGCGGGCACCTACCGGTTCGAGGTCCGGCGCATGGCGTCGGAGGACGAGCTGACGGAGGTGGACGCGCAGCTCGTCGTCGTCTGGAACGAGGGCGAGGACGACGAGCGGATCGAGCTGGTCGACCTCCACTTCGACCCCTCTCACGACGCCTACACGTGGACCCTGACCGGCACCGATCTGACGGAGATCCGATGA